The genomic interval TGCTTTATCTTGAATGACGTTATTTAAGTTCGCAGAGCCTAAGGTTCCTCGGGTCATGGGCGTTAAAATTTGAATTTCAGTGGTGGTTCCATGGTATTTCGGTATCCAGTTTAAATACAATTGAACCACCACATCAACGGCACTAAGGCCATAGTGTAATGATGACCAGGGATGAATTTTTTTCAATAGCAGTTTTAAAGCCTGCACCTCACTATCGCTGTGCTGTAACTTTTCTAAGTCAACATGTTTGAACTTTTTTGGAATTTCAAAATCATGTTCGTAGGCGGAAGTGATTTCTTCTTTTGTCCTGAATTCAAAAGGGGTTCCATGTAAAGACTCTTCCAAATCGGCGGTTTTCCAGTGAAAATAATTTTTTACTTTGGCGACAAACCCAAGCTGTTCTTTGGTGGCTTCATCGGAGTCAATAAAGAGACAATCCTCCCCTGAGCGCCATAGTTCAGGCTGATGAAACGGTGAATTAATGGGTGGGATTTGAGATTGATTGATGGCATGAGCGTATTTGATGATTGAAGAGGCTTGTGCCTGGCGAAAGATTTGGGTCAAGCGAAAGCAAGGGATAACGCCTGAGGCAATCACATCCTTCAGAACGTTGCCTGCGCCAACTGGTGGAAGTTGGTCGGCATCACCAATAAAGAGAACCTGACAGTTTTGTGGCACCGCTTTTAATAATGAGGCACTTAAACTGACATCCAGCATGGAACATTCATCTACTATTAAAAAATCAGCAGTCAGTGGGTTTTCTTCGTTCATTTTAAACTCACCACCTTTCCACTCAAGAAGACGATGAATTGTTTTAGCCTCCCGCCCAATGACTTCGGTCATCCTTTGTGTGGCACGCCCGGTGGGGGCTGCAAGAAGAATATTTTTCTTCATTGCTAGAAGAAGCTTAACGAGAACCAGGGTCGTGGTGGTTTTTCCGCACCCAGGGCCACCTGTTAATACTGAAAATCGATGCTGAACAATCTGGCTTACCGAAATACGCTGCTCTTCACTTAAGGAAATTGATTGGTGTTGGCAATAGGTGTTAATCCAGCAGGTTACTCGTTCTGAGTCCAAGGCAACTAAACCGCCGATGTCTTTAATCCTTTGGGCAACCGTTTGTTCATCATAAAACAGTGTTTTTGAGTAATAAGCAATGCAGTTCAGATTTTCTTTCTCAATCACACGTGTTTTAAGTTGTTGGTCTTGCTCCATCAATGTAAGGCGCTCTATGAGTTGAGCCTCTAGGTCCATATCAATTAACTCGATGATTCCTGCATTGATTTGGGGTAGTGTTAAATAGCAATGCCCCTGTTCTCGACTTGCAGCCAAAACATGCTTTATTGCTGCAATGATTCGTTGCTGGCTATCAGGAGGCACACCAAGACTTAAGGCCACTTTATCGGCTGAAAAAAAGCCAATTCCATAAAAATCATTGGCAAGCCGATAGGGATTTTCAGTGACAATTTTTATTGCTTCATCAGTGTATTTTTTATATATTTTGACTGCAAAAAGAGTGCTTATTCCATGATGTTGCAAAAACATCATGACATCTCTTATTGCTTTATGTTCCGTCCATGCAGCCTCAATCATGTGCAGTTTTTTGGTGGCAATTCCTGGAACCTCAGTTAATCGATTGATGTTGGATTCAAATATCTCTAAGGTTTCTTGTTTAAAGTAGGTCACAATTTTTTTTGCGGTTTTTGGACCAACACCCTTGATAAGACCAGAGCCTAGATATTTTTCCAAGGAGGCTGCGGTTGCAGGTTTTTTTTCAATGGCTTTATCTGCTTTAAATTGACGACCGTATTTTTTATCAATAGTCCATGCGCCGATAAATTCCATGGTGGCACCGGCGAATACTTTGGTTTGATGGATAGTGACTGTTTCTTGTTGTTGGGGTGCATTAAGCGGATGGACTCGAAGAACAGACCAACCAGTTGCTTCGTTGTGGTATGTTACTTTGCTGACAATACCTTTTAGAACTT from Legionella antarctica carries:
- a CDS encoding AAA family ATPase, with translation MKTLDEVLKGIVSKVTYHNEATGWSVLRVHPLNAPQQQETVTIHQTKVFAGATMEFIGAWTIDKKYGRQFKADKAIEKKPATAASLEKYLGSGLIKGVGPKTAKKIVTYFKQETLEIFESNINRLTEVPGIATKKLHMIEAAWTEHKAIRDVMMFLQHHGISTLFAVKIYKKYTDEAIKIVTENPYRLANDFYGIGFFSADKVALSLGVPPDSQQRIIAAIKHVLAASREQGHCYLTLPQINAGIIELIDMDLEAQLIERLTLMEQDQQLKTRVIEKENLNCIAYYSKTLFYDEQTVAQRIKDIGGLVALDSERVTCWINTYCQHQSISLSEEQRISVSQIVQHRFSVLTGGPGCGKTTTTLVLVKLLLAMKKNILLAAPTGRATQRMTEVIGREAKTIHRLLEWKGGEFKMNEENPLTADFLIVDECSMLDVSLSASLLKAVPQNCQVLFIGDADQLPPVGAGNVLKDVIASGVIPCFRLTQIFRQAQASSIIKYAHAINQSQIPPINSPFHQPELWRSGEDCLFIDSDEATKEQLGFVAKVKNYFHWKTADLEESLHGTPFEFRTKEEITSAYEHDFEIPKKFKHVDLEKLQHSDSEVQALKLLLKKIHPWSSLHYGLSAVDVVVQLYLNWIPKYHGTTTEIQILTPMTRGTLGSANLNNVIQDKANPYSSDKSQLKVGERIFREGDRVIHRRNNYDLNVFNGDIGTIIQIDNEELTCMVSFLPDHREVHYQKEDIMELDLAYAITIHKSQGSEFAAVIIPVLTQHFKMLYRNLIYTGLTRAKKLAVFVGTRKAMTMAIKQQDTSLRQTALELLIKKDHLLAEYSIEEL